The nucleotide window ttaccactcttctgccttggagccgatacacagtaatgactctaagacggaaggtaagggtttttaaaaaaaaaagaaaaagaaagcaagcagggggcagctgggtagctcagtggattgagagccaagcctagagatgggaggtcctaggttcaaatctgacctcagacacttcccagctgtgtgaccctgggcaagtcacttgacccccattgcctagcccttaccactcttctgccttggagccgatacacagtattgactccaagatggaaggtaagggtttaaaaaaaaaagaaagaaagaaagaaattttatgttatacatatgctgtcatacaaaacatatttgtatattagtgatgttgtgaaagaaaacacagaaatccctcccccccaaaaaaccccaagaaaaaataaagcttaaaacaaaaattcatgCTTCAGTCTTCATTCAGACTACATCAGTTCTTTTCTTGGAGGGGTATAGCATCTTTTGACATGAATTGTTTTAAATCACTTTATTGCTGAAGGTCACTAAGTCATTcccaattgatcattgtacaacattgttgctactgtgtacaatgtcctggttcttctcacttcactttgcatcagttgatataagtctttccagctttttctgaaagcatcctgcttgttattccttatagcacagtagtgttccatcacaatcatataccatatcttgtttagccatttcccaattgatgagtatcccttGAATCTCTAATTCTTTGCTGATAGTTCAGTTTTAATATTCTATTTGAGTCAGGCTGGGAAATTGCAGGGTCGCTTAGACTGGTCTGTGTAGCCATCAGAAGGAGGTGATGGTGAGTGTGAATATTTCTGTAATGGAGTCTAAAGGAAGGATTTAGGTAGACTTCAGGGGTGAGTCCAAGAGACTGAATGGTCCAAGGAGACTGGCCCTGGAAAACTGCAGCTCTGGCCACATATCAAGACAGACTTCACCCAGAAGCAAACACTGGAAAGAGATTATAGAATCTCAGATTTAGAACTAACTAACCTTccaaatgtcttcattttacagatgagaaagacaaggtgaaatgacttccccaaggccaCACAATTAAGTGACAGAGCTGAGATTCCATCCCAGATATTCAGACAACAAAtctaatcttttcctttttactgCTTTGGGGCTTATACCCACTAAACAAGGCAAAATCAAACCAATGCTTGGCCCCATCATAGATAGCTCTTTCTGCAGCATCATCTCTTTTCCATCTGCTGTATTTTCTTCGAATAGAGAAGTGATACATTTTATAGTGAAGAGGACTGTCTAcgtcctcttttccttctccagaggtgGGGCAAAGCCcaggagggagggatgggaagggtggggggagtggtTAGGTTTGTGGTTTTCCTTCATAGTCATCATGTTCCTCCTAGATGTGAAATCACTCATCTCCTTTTTCAAAGTTCTACTGTGAGTCTAGTCTGGGAGGACAGGAGGAGAAACTGTACAGGTAATGCAGGTAAGAATTCAGCTATGGTTTGGGGGCCTTTCTTTCTCTGTGCTTTGGGTAATTTCCTCTGGTCTTTGATTTCCCCCACTTCATTTCTATTTAAATGCTTCCTGGCATATGGACCACAGATTAGAGTTGGCTTCATGTAAAGGTAGAATTGGTGGCACTGAGAAGGTCATGTCTGAAAAATTACTTCTTTTTTGGACAGATGTTTGGAATGTCACAGACACATGTTGCTTCATCTTAAGAGTGTGTCTCctatggaaatgaaaaaaattcttgagttcaagaaatgcttgttgaggctctctaaatctgttttttttaattttgtttttatacttaaccccaccccccaaatccttaccttctgcctcagaatgaTTACcgattatcagttccaaggcataagagtgggaagggctagcccagtgaagtgacttgtccagggtctcatggtaaggaagtatttgaggtcagatttaaaaccagaacctcctatctccaggctcagcattctatccactgaaccacctagctgctctaagcCTCAATAATGATTCTTGCCCTTTCTACCTTACAGATTTGTGAGTGCTTTGTAACCCTTGAAACATAGTATGAAGTAAGGTTCATTGATTATGATTATgtgattgaatgaatgagtggAAATAAATTTATCACATATTCACAGAATGCTAGAGATCAACCAAAAAATTTTACCAAAAAATTGAAGTCTAGAGATAAGAAGGAACTTGCTCCAGGTTATATTAACTGGTCATTGACAGAGCCAAAACTAGAAactgtctttttttaattgtatattttaattaattaattaatttagaatattttccatggttacatgattcatgttctttcacccccctgttctcctccccccccccatggccaatgcataattccactgggttttacatgtgtcattgatcaagacctatttccatatttttaatatctgaactagggtgatcatttagagcctacatcctcaatcatatccccattgagccatgtgatcaagcagttgtttttcttctgtgaaagTGTCTTTTTAAATGTAGCTCTAATATTATTTCTCCTTCTTTCACCAAAACTTGATTTCATGGTATAGGTTAGAAGTGTTATCCTACCCCCCAAAtataggaaagggaagaagaccAGGGTCACGTTTTGCCACTGCATAATTTTTCCTAGGGCTGGGTCAGTTCTGGACCCCTTGGGTATTTCTTAAACTTCCTAATTTCATTCATTAGTTGGGAATAGAATTGCAGGTGAGCTAGGGGGCTTAAAGCAGGGCTGTGGCTGGTCAGATCAGTTGGATCAGACCAACttgcacaaacaaaaaaaaccaacttgCACAAACATACTCATtcgttctttttaaattttattttatttagtaaaaGGCTTAATAttatcttagtaacaattctgagacagaagagtggcagggactaggcaactgggatacagtgacttgcctagggtcacacagctaagaaatggcAGAGAGCAggttttaacccaggtcctcctgattccacgCCTGGTGCTTTATCTATCTACTCCTGTTCTAtccattcctttaaaaattaagtttaaaaatttctaaattaaacaTCGAAAGGCCTACATAAATttctgaagagtgaaataagctgaTCCAAGagtacattatatatagcaacagaagtATTATTTAATGAATGACTTTTATATGTCCtcttccagaggaaaaactgctaaatagaaataaataagacataagtttatatatacatatatccttttttttttaattaaatgatgccttctttaatggggggagggaaggaaggcaggaagttaactggatatttgaatgtaacaagcaaacaaattaattaatttaaaaatgtgtaaTTAGCAAGTGtttattttctctccattctatCTTTCCTATTGAAAGAAGtaaaatcaaaattcttttaaGAATTACTTAATTAGTTTTTGtaggaacaatttttgacaattgttttctgacattttaagattcagattttctctctccctcccttccctacctccttccccaggcagtaaatagtctgctATTGATTATATGAGTACTttcttataatacatatttttatatttctcatattatgatagaagacacatatatGATAAAAGtctcatgaaggaaaaaaagtggaAGATGCGTGCTTTTGATCTGTACTCACACTCCAACAATTCCTTTTTtggctgtggagagcattttcatcatgagttccttgaaaTCTAAACTCTTGtagcaaatatgcatagtcaaaaaACATTCATACATTGACTATGTCCAGATATGTAAGTTTCATATTACATAttaagtccatcacctctctgtaaggaggtgggtagcattcttcatCACTGGTACTCTAGTTACAGCTGGTCATTGCATTAATCAGTTCCTAAAGCTTCACAACAGACTCACAACcatttcttacattttcttcctttctgataTTTTCAACAGGACATGTCTTCAAGATACATCCTCAATGAATACAATTGGGGTTCTGCATTTGACAATTATACGGATTTCATAGCATCTGATGCTATGCCTTGTGATGTTGGCTCCTGGAGAATCAACAAGTATTTTGTGATGGTTATTTACAGTCTTGTGTTCTTGCTGAGTTTGCTGGGAAATTCACTGGTGATACTTGTAATCCTCTATAATCGGATCAGTCGTTCAGTCACAGATATCTACCTGCTCAACTTGGCCATAGCTGACCTGCTCTTTGCCTTATCACTGCCCATTTGGGCTGCCTCCAAGATCAAAGGCTGGCTCTATGGCACACCTCTTTgcaaaattgtctccctcctgaAGGAGGTCAACTTCTATAGTGGCATTCTGCTGTTGGCCTGCATCAGTGTAGACCGCTACCTCGCCATCGTCCATGCGACTCGTTCTTTAACTCAGAAGCGCCACTGGGTGAAGTTCGTCTGCTTGGGCATCTGGGGCCTGTCCTTGCTCCTGTCCATGCCCATTATTCTCTCCCGTGAGGCATTCAAGTCAGAGGATTATGGCTTTGTCTGCTATGAGGACTTGGGCAAGAATACAACAACATGGCGACTGGTACTGAGGATCCTGCCTCAGGTCTTTGGCTTTGTCCTGCCCCTACTGGTCATGCTCTTCTGCTATGGCTTCACCCTGCGCACCCTCTTTGAGGCACGCATGGGGCAGAAGCATCGGGCCATGAAGGTCATCTTTGCTGTAGTGCTCATCTTCTTGCTCTGCTGGCTGCCTTACAATCTGGTACTGGTCGCTGATACCCTCATGAGGAcacatataattgaggaaacctGTGAGCGCAGGGAGGAGATTGACCAGGCCATCAGTGTCACTGAGGTGCTGGGCTTCCTCCATAGCTGCCTTAATCCTATTATCTATGCCTTCATTGGACAGAAGTTTCGATACAGCTTCCTCAAAATCCTGGCTGCCCATGGTGTGGTCAGCAAAGAGTTCTTGTCCCGGCACCagatttcctcctcctcctttgccTCTTCTTCAGTTTCTGCTGCTGTCTGAGTATCATCAACTCATAATTTCTCAGCAATCTAGATAATAGACCCTAACAATAAAAAATCATTATATTGACTGGAAGAGGAGACTTACAGTATGGGAAGAGAGCTTATGACATGCTTTTCCCATACCCGGAATAgactcccttctcatttctgcttCTCAGAGTTCTTGTCTTTCTTTAAGGCTTAGCTGATGTGCCACTTCCTTTGTGATCTTTGCTGATGCCCCTAGTTTTCATTATAGTCTGTCCCTCCTTAAATTACTTAGCATTATACTTATCTTTGTACATGTTGTATCCCCtcagtagactgtaagctccttgagggaaaggccCATTTTGGTTTGATCTTTGTATGTATGTTCAGAACACAGTATAAATCTCTGAACAGAATaagaccttaataaatgttttgttttgttttttttaaataatggataAGAGGCAGGAACTGAAGCCTGAGAAAGCATGGAGGGACCAGAGGTTGGGGATCTGAGCATAAAGAAGGAGAGAACAATGTCCCAACATTTTGCCTACAGTTTTAACTGAGTGGTTTCTCCATGTCCCTGATCAAGAATGGGCATCTGTTTATGAAAACAATCTGATTGCCTTAAAAACCTAGAGTATGACAATCTATCTCCTGGCATTGGTCACTTTCACTGgctatctcccttccttcctcatctctgtcttctGTCTTCCCTGACTTCCTCTAAGCCCTAcgtaaaatcccaccttctataaggAGCCATTCTCAATCCTCTTTAACCTTAATTCTCTCCCTTTGCTATTGCTCCCAACTTGTGCTATCCACATCTGTTTGGGCCATAGCTTTTGGCATGCTCTTTCCCCCATTAGACAGAGACCTCTTTGAAAGAAGGGACTATTTCCTGCCTTTCTTTGTTGTTGCCAGTGCTTAGTatggtgcctggaacatagaaggcactcaataaatattcccTGATTGACTGACCAATTGGTGTCAACACCCCTGGCCTGGGTGGTTATTCTGCTCATGAGACCGGTAGTCTACATTCCCCAGATGCCTATTCAGGAAACTGGCAGAGAAGGTATGCTATGTTCTAGCCATACTGTGTCTGAAAGCAGCATTGTGAAGGGGATGAAGTGCCAgagttggaatcaggaaaacctctattcaaattcagcctccaacatttactagctgtatgactcagAGAAAGTTCCTTAGGTCTCTGGgctcctgtttcctcatctgtaaaatgaaggggtggaaccgaatgacctctaaggtctcttctcaGTCTATGATGCTAAGCTAACACTTTAGTCCATCCTCAAGGGCCCTTTGCCTACTTTGATTCATCTACAGTGACTGTTAGGGAAACAGAAGTTAGGACTTAATCTGATATCTAAATTTGGGGTGGTCAAAGGATGTCACTTAGACAagcttttttcctttggaagtgATGTCTGACCAAGGAACTAGCTTTGTGGAAGGATTTCCTTTGGGAGATCATCTATTAGATAAATATGATCTGCTTTCTTGGTCTCATCATGCTCATGGTTGCTGCTATCATCATGACTGGCAATATCAGGGGACAAAATGATCAACAAAGCACCCTGGGGTTGGGCATTGCATGGAGTGAAATGAATAACTCTAGCCTCTGTCTTCTTAACACCTCCAATCTAAGCACTCCAGATAAACATATCCAAGAAGGAACCCACAGATAGAGTAGAGATAGTGCCatacacaaatgaaaaaaattgtccatatttgaagggcagctgggtggctcagtggattgagagtcagacctagacatgggaggtcctgagttcaaatatggccttagatacttcctagcttgtgtgaccctggacaagtcacttaacttccattgcctagctcttaatgctcttctgccttggaaccaatatgtagtatcgattttaagacagaagggaaagattttttaaaaaatcaatatttaaagTTTTAGGGTCACAGGAAAGTGGACAACCTTTGGAGGACTTGAGCCAGAGAAGATGAGGAGTTTTCTCTTTCAGAGGGTGCTTTTCCCTCTCACAATTTAGACACAATTATGGCAAAGTTAGGAGCCTTTTGTGCCTCATAGCTTATTTCAATTGCTTAAATACCAAACTATCCCAAAACGAGAATTATAGAAGGTTGATTCCCTTCTGCCTATGTGGAACCCAGAAAGATATAACAGCAGCTTTAGATTCCTCATGGTCAGTCTCATTACCTTGGAGAGATTTGGTGGaggcttctttttcttattgataAAGAAACTCATTGGAAACAATTTGAGGCAATCATAACCAAACAGAAATATTCTGCACTCCCTGTCCCCGATGAACATCTCAGGAAGTTAGCATCAAAGGCAGAGATATAGCACCAGGCCTTGAATCAaaagagacctgagttcacatcactaattagctgtgtgaccctgggcaagtcatttaaccctgtttgtttcattttcctcatctggaaaataagctggagaaggaaataacaaactgctccagtatctttgccaagaatcctccaaatgaggtcataaagagtcagatacaattgaaactACTAAAAAGCAAcagcatattttatatttagctTTCCACATTTCCCATGCTTAAAATGTTCCATGTCTCTAGATCTCAAAAAAACTAAATATTGTTCTTAggactaaatataaaatattttgtttgacattgaaagtccttcataacctattCCTGCTCCTATCTTTCTTAGGCTCTTATACCTTGCTTCCAGCCAAATACTTTTctattcagtgacactggcctccttgctattctttttaaaaaatccttaccttctggcttagagtcaatattgtgcattggttctaaggcagaagaacagacctcctgtctctagacctggctctcaatccactgagccacatagctgtcccCTCATCCTTGCTCTTCTATGAAAGACAAGTGCTCAAGGCACTTTCTCTgcctgtctcccatgcctggaaggcccatctcctcatctctgtcttctggcttctctgggttcctttaagtcctaactaaaattccatcttgtccaggaagcctttctcaactTCCCTTCAtcctagtgtcttccctctcttaattatttcctatttatcctgtctatagatCGTTTATCCATATTTgtttattgtctccctcattagattgtgagctccttgaggggcaGAGGCTGCCTTTTGTCCCTTTTTGTATCCTCggtccttagcacagtgtctgacacattatgggcatttactaaatgtttattgactgattgctTAAAAGGTGGAGCAAGGCTAACAAATATTCAGGCAATGGATCGGTAATCGTTGCCATGGTAATGACAGACTTCACTGAGCTCTTGGAAAAAGTTGTAAAATGCATTGAATGTCATTTTCCCCAACTCCCCACATCTGGAAGCTATGGAGGTTTGCTTTGAAATGGGGGCGTTCTCAGGaatacaaggatccaagacaatttcaaagaactcacgatgaaaaattctatccacctccaaagaaagaactgatggagtctcaatgtagattgaagcatcctagttttcatttgattttatgtgtttttgtctgtattttctttcacatgactaatgtggaagtatgttttgcatgatcgcCTACATATATAAcctgtatcaaattgcttaccatctaagGCAGGGGGGAAAGGAGACATttttgaatgcaaaattttaaaaagcaaatattaaaaattgttttcaaatgtaattggggaaaattaaatattattaaaattgaaaaaagtataaaatggggGTCAATAGCCCATCACACATGTATTCTTGCGGAGTCTTTTGATAGCCCTACTGAGGCTACCAGGGTGCCTTAGTACTTAGCAAAAGTGTAAAGTAGGTATCTCTCAGgacctttctcctctttctcctttttttctttttatacccttactttctgttttagtatcaattctaagacagaagagtggcaagggctaggcaattagggttaagtgacttacccagggtcacacacaactgggaagtgtctaaggtcacatttgaaaccaggcctTCCTAACTcggagctctatctactgtgctacctagctgttcctcctccttttgacattcatttttttcctttcttttaaaaaatattaatatctgtgtttttatatccccagctatttctttcttttaaaaaatccttactttctgtcttagaattgatactaagtatccattccaaggcagaagaacagtaaaagtTAAGcagtgggtgttaagtgacttgatcaggatcacactgctaggaagtgtctgcagtcagatttgaactcatagcctccaggccttgctctctatccactaacccATTTAGCTGCTTCCATCTCTAGTTATTTCAAGACATCCTTCCCACTTAATGAGcattcctttgttttgttttgtttttcttttagattATGGTCAGGTTTCcacttttcagttcattctctggaggagAACATTCACAAGttcttcttcaaatattaaatctgtagcttggttctactcattttccttttcattatccCATGAATGAGCATTTCTTTGGAACAAAGAAAAATCAACCAGGTCTGCATCTGACCTCTTTCAGGCCTCTAAATCCTTCCAAAAGGGTCACTCGTGATCAAGGTGCCAGTGAGTTGGAAAGGGCTAAAGGTTGGACTTTTGCAGAAGtctttacattttaataggggagTCAAATGAATAAAGCTGGCAGTTTCTGTCTACCCAGAGGCTACTCTTCATCGGCCACTTTGGCAGGGTTTTCCACTCCTGATTTAGATGGTGAATGTCTACTTAAAATGGCATCAAATGACTCTCTCCATGGGAAGAATTTTTAAGGGTTTGAATCTGTTCAGCAACAGCACTGAATTTCATGAGACCACCCTACCATGATTTTTAATGTGTGTAGCCTTTTTAGCCCCTGAAATTCCTATTCCTCCTGTCACCAGTTCTTGAGCAAAGGACAGCCTCTTGCCAGGAGTAATCGACAAGCTCTTCAGAGAGCAGCCGGGGGTTTTTATCATGGGGAAGGATCCTGAGCCTGCAACTCCAACCAGTAATAACGTCATTCTAAATTCCAGCTTCTGAAATAAGTTAGAGCAGGTCCAAATTCGAATCTTGACTAGTGCCACATAAGATGAAGGGGTTCAATAATGACAGAGAGAGTGAAGCCATTGTAACTGGTGAtgttgaaatagaaagaaatctaGTTGCCGGCAAAGGAGAGATCTGAATCATAAATGCAggcaggttaaaaaaataatcagtCAGGTTTCTCACTTAACTATTGTTTTGCAATAGTTTTCTAGTGTAAGAGAGTCCTTCCTGGAAGAACCTAGGGTTCTGCCATTGACCCTTGCTTCCTAAGAGGGGCTCACAGTGCCATATTTCCCCCATGCAAGTGTGGCTGTCAATAGGTTAAGTCTTTGACTGGAAACCCAGTTTATGTCCAAATGATGGCCTGTGGGCCAGATacaagggggtggggagggaaagaaccccTTAATGAGTTTAGATGCTGAGTATAACATATACGACAATGGGAATCAGTTCAATGCAAAGTTCTATTAAAAGCaatgaggaagaaggggaagagggagagagaaaaaaaggggacCTAAGGTACAGCTCAGGCATATACATTGAGTATAATTTGTATAAGGATGTCACTGCATGGGGGAACACAGAAACGTGGGTCTATTCAATGTGGGGAGGGGCTTCTCCATGATGCTCTTCTGAGTCTGAAGTTCTCCTACTCTGATTTTGGGTGACCCCCCTGAAGTGGGACAATGAGTTCATCAGGGGTCAGGACAAAATATTATTTCTGGAGTTTGTTTTCAGAGAGAAAAACAAGCTAGCGGTAGGCAAAATATTGTTTGAGGAACACAGCTGTACTAACTTTCAAAAAATATTATCGTC belongs to Monodelphis domestica isolate mMonDom1 chromosome 8, mMonDom1.pri, whole genome shotgun sequence and includes:
- the LOC100012266 gene encoding C-X-C chemokine receptor type 1, whose translation is MQDMSSRYILNEYNWGSAFDNYTDFIASDAMPCDVGSWRINKYFVMVIYSLVFLLSLLGNSLVILVILYNRISRSVTDIYLLNLAIADLLFALSLPIWAASKIKGWLYGTPLCKIVSLLKEVNFYSGILLLACISVDRYLAIVHATRSLTQKRHWVKFVCLGIWGLSLLLSMPIILSREAFKSEDYGFVCYEDLGKNTTTWRLVLRILPQVFGFVLPLLVMLFCYGFTLRTLFEARMGQKHRAMKVIFAVVLIFLLCWLPYNLVLVADTLMRTHIIEETCERREEIDQAISVTEVLGFLHSCLNPIIYAFIGQKFRYSFLKILAAHGVVSKEFLSRHQISSSSFASSSVSAAV